The nucleotide sequence taagaaacttaTTCAAGCTCCTAACACTTGAATCGATCAGATCTTTCATGCTCTTAGCCATCTCACTGCAGTCTGAATTCTTAACTTATGCTAGAGTGAAGTTTAATGACTGCTTGTGCTAGAATGTGGTGGAGACTGTATGGCGCACCTACCTCGCCAACATGTATAAGAATATAGGTATCCAAATTATTGGTCAGAAAATCCTGCGGCCTTGGGTGATGAAAAGCTAATGGCAACAGAAATTGGGCCAGGAAGCCTCGTGTAGGGAACTACCTGACTGGTCACATTTCGTAAGTTACTTCCTTTTTGTCCCAAACGAAGCCATAGTTTTCAAAGGGATAATGGCCTTGGATGTTGCTAAGATTGGCAGAGAGAGCTCAGGTGTCGTCCATTCCGGATCATTCCAGGGAAAGGCATCCTCTACAGGGTTGCCTGCTTTGATGACGGAGATTGCGGGCGGCAGTCTGACGCGGTGTAAACCAGATGATTCCTGCTAAAAACAATCATTTCCAAGATCTGATTAGCCCTAAATATGCCACAGCTCAGTTTGCAAAGTAGTAATTGTTTAAaagtctaggcaaagattttggCCAATTCCAACTCAAGTATCCGGATCTCCAGCACTTCTTCCCTCTAGCAATGCCATACACATCTAACCCTAAAACGAGGAAGCGTCCGCTGAGGTTGCCCACTGCAGGATGCTGGTGTGTCGCCGGGCACATGAAAGTCCCTGAGTCAGGGGAGAGCGCCCGCCGGGGACTGCGGGCGGGAGCCGGCGACTGAGAACCGCTTGCCCCGCTCTCTGGCGTGAGTACGCAGGCCTCCTCCCACGGTCTCAGGAAGCCCAGACGCCGCAGGCTTCCCCGCCGTAGAGGAGCTGCCGGGGCGTAATTCCTCCACCGCTTCCTCCTCCAGCTGCACCCACCCGTCCTTTCCTGCTCCGGAGGGCCGGGTTTGAAGCGCGCGCCACGGCCAGCCCGGGAACGCGGGGGAGGGCGAGGGAGGCGCGCAGCCGCACGCACACAGTAGgcagccccgccccgcccctcgaGGCCCAAGGTCCCGCCCCTCGAGGCTCCGTGCCCCGCCCCCCGGGTGCCCCGCCCCTTTGCGCGGCTGGCGCGGCCAGCCGGCCAGGCTCCCCTCGGCAAACCTGTCTAATTGGGGCGGGGAGCGGAGCTTCCTCCTCTGAGGGCCGTGCCGCGCTGCCAGATTTGTTCTTCCGCCCCTGCCTCCGCGGCTCGGAGGCGAGCGGAAGGTGCCCCGGGGCCGAGGCCCGTGACGGGGCGGGCGGGAGCCCCGGCAGTCCGGGGTCGCCGGCGAGGGCCATGTCGCTGTTGGGGGACCCGCTACAGGCCCTGCCGCCCTCGGCCGCCCCCACGGGGCCGCTGCTCGCCCCTCCGGCCGGCGCGACCCTCAACCGCCTGCGGGAGCCGCTGCTGCGGAGGCTCAGCGAGCGCCTGGATCAGGCGCCCGAGGGCCGGGGCTGGAGGAGACTGGCGGAGCTGGCGGGGAGTCGCGGGCGCCTCCGCCTCAGGTGAGCTCGGGGCCGCGGCAGGCCGGGCGCGCGGGTCGAGCGGGGTGGGCTgcggtggggaggtgggggcgcTGTCGGTGGGGCTGAGCGCGGCGGGGGCCGCCGGCGTGAGTGAGCGGAGGTGGGGAGGACTTCGGTCATTGAGGCGGAGCGGAACCCAGCAGCTCCCCGGAACGCCTGGGGTTTGAGAGCGGGGCCCAGGGCTCTGGAGGGTGGAGGCAAAAGTGGCCCAGCGGCTGCCTCGCTCCCTGTTCCCACCCCCGCCCCTGGTGAAAGGGAGAAGTCGAGGTTGACCCCGGAGGATAGTGAGAGAAGGAAAGCTGTCAGGGGACCCCTAGGATGGGGCAGTCATCCAGAGGacttaaaatgcaaaagaaagggATGTGGACACTGCTCTGGGAGACCTAAGGAAGGCTGGGAAGAAGCGCAGGCGAGGTGATGAATGCAGAGGGTGGGGTGCAGGAATTCATGAACATTTTGCAAGGTGTTGGGAAAGACTGACGCCGAACTCATCATCTCCCTCCATCAAACCAGGTTACCACGTTCTCTTCTTGACTTCACCATGAACATGAAACTCGAAGTAAAACTATTTTCCTTGTTAggtttggaatggctgtattagGGTTCCTGAAGTTTTGGTCTCGAGACTCCTTTACCCTCTTAAGAATTATTgaggaccccagagagctcttaTGTGGGTTAGAGATAATACATACATGTAATACATACTGATATTTACCACCTTTGAAATTAAAgctaagacatttaaaaaatattaatttatttaaaaagaataacccATTATATGGTAACAGAAATAATACTTTCgtggaaaaacaaattttccaaaacaaaaaagtctATTAGAGAAGTGGCATTGGTTTTCATTTTGAAGATCTCTTTAATGTCTTGGCTTAATCACAGAGCTGGATTCGTTTATGTGCTTCTGCATTCAGTCTGTCGCACTATTACAGGTCACAGAACGCTGGAAACTGCAGTGTCCACtcctgaaagaatgaatgaaaaagctAAATAAAGTCTCAATATTATTATGaaaaatctttatgaccttgtGGACCCCGCGAAAGGGTCTCAGGAACTGCACTAGGGGTTCCCAGACCCCACTTAGAACCATTACTTTATACCATTGTTGTAACTTTGGCCTGCCTTTGAACCCCTTAGCAGTTTTTTGAACTTCTCAAATGACAAAGATTTGTCTTACAGTATAATTATTTGTACACATCTTTATAAATGCCTTAAGAACAGAAACTGTCTCTTAATATTCTGTTATGTGTAGAGGTTAGTAAATACTTGATGAGAGGAAAGTCATTCATTCAAAATggtatttattaagtgcttattatTTGCTAGaaattttagaagataaaaaactaacaaatattCAATTCCTAATCATAAGGGTTTATCCAGGAATGGACTATTATTTGGGGACCTTTACAATAACATATTAAATGCTGTGTTGGGTATGAATGATAAtggatttttatcttttattgagGACATGGTATGTACCATAAAATGTACTAAATGTTtacatgctgctgctgctgcttcattcttcttctttattcGTCTTATTtttgcattatcttttttttttccaagatggagtcttgctctttcgcccaggctggagtgcagtggtgtgatcgtggctcactacaacctccacctcccaggttcaagcaattctcctgcctcagcctcctgagtagctgggattacaggcgtgcgccactacagcccgctaatttttttgtatttttagtaaagacgggggttttgctgtgttagccaggctggtcttgacctaaggtgatccagccgcctcagtcttccaaagtactgggattacaggcatgagctaccctgCCTGGCCACATTATTTTCTTAAACCCTCCTGACAACTCTGTTTCAGAGTTTGGGATTGAGGCAAAGGATAATAGTGACTTGGGATTATTGCTTGTGCAAAGGAGTAATGATGTGAGGAGGGAATAACTAGCAAGGCCTAGCAGAGAAGtggcataatttttttctgttctaggaaAAACACGTTGGGCTTTtggatatgcaaaaaaaaaaaacaaaaacaaaatattgttaTGCTAGGTACataaatttttgaatttctgGACTTACCATAATGTAAAAAATTGTCTTTGGGGGCAGATCTCCAGAGTATTACGGTGCTAACGAGTACTCTGGTTAGGGAAGGTTCTGGGCTTCCTGAAGAAAGCCGGGTATGGAGGACTTCTACATGGCCatgaaggagggagaagaaagtCAGCAAGGCCCTGCCAGGGAAGAAGCGTGGCTGCTGGAATCCAAAAGCAGTGGATACTTGATGTTGGGTGTTGTGTTTTCCTCGCCTGCCTTCAGTCAGTTTTTGTTAAAGGCTACAAAATGGTCTTAGCTTTGTTTGGGGGAACTAAAGGAAATATTTGAGGCCACTTTTCTGTGGAGTCACACAGAGAGAAGGGGACAGTTGCCTAACAAGAGGTGGCAAGCACAAAGGGCATGCAGTTGTGGAATCTGAATTTGGGGTGGGAAGTCTGATGAGAGGCAGATGGGTTTCACCTGTCTTTCAAGATGGTGAAGATTAGTTTTGAGGAGGTTGGTTGGGGTGAGAAGGGTTGGAGAATTTGGGAACGTTAAGCTCATCCCTATTGAGATCAGAAGAATTAAACGgacttttttcaaaaaacagcaCTGGGAGCTTGGGGGCTGGACAGTGAAGCAAGGTCAGCTGGGGATGCTTACTCTATTTAAGACAAAAAAGTTATTGTAAAGTGATTTCATGCTGTTGGGAGAAGATCTGTGACACGAGAAGGTCCTAAAGGTATTTTTTCTCTGGTGCCAAAGACAGGAATTATAGTGTGAGTGTCTAGTCCGTGTGGGTGACAAGTCCCACGAGGCTGTGAAGTGCTTTCTTCAGTCACTGGATCTGCAGCCCTAGAATCTCGAAATGTTGcccattctgtttctttttcttctcttcacttttttttctgacacTTTACATCTTTCCTCAAACTGGGTGAAaatttaataatacaaataagtAAACCACAAGAAAAGAGCCCGTTCAAACTGTCTACAAGAGATTAGAAAtaattgtaaatgttttcattgCTGATGACTCAGAGTAAATCCTTGTTGATAGCTTAGTTCCCCACAACCATGTACATTTGGGAATGTGCTATAGTCAGACCCGGCCCTGATTCCATTCGAGACTGACCTGGACACCCTTTGCTGTTAGTGTAGATAGACACAGACTCTGAGGGTCTTGCCCAAGCTATGTAAATTCTTTGGTGGCATGGAACATCTGAGCCCTAAGGATGGCAGACCTTCCAGGAGGTTCTAAATGCTGCCTAAAATTCTGTTAAGTAGGGAGCTTAGAAATGGGGCTGTGGAACCTGGACCATGGAAAAACAGTCATTGCATACCTGCTGAGTAGAAGGTGCACTTTTAGCTGCAGAAATCCTGCTTTCATGCAGTTTATTATAGGAATGAGAACGTGTAAAAGGCTCTAACAGAAGGTTTcctcccagcctgggaaacatactgagaccctatttctacaaaaaaacaaaaaattagccaggcatagtggcacaggcctgtagtcccagctactctacaggctgaggtgggattgcttgagcccaggagttcgaggctgcagtgagcctcaaCAATTATTATTGAAATTCATTCAGTAATCATTCATTTATGAATAATTAATATGGACAAGACAGAATTTTATTGATTTAGGTATTGTCAACCTCCAGCATGGTCGACAgagaagaccttgtctctaaaacaaataaactaaaaaaggtTTCCTTCTCGCCCTCTTGGTCTTATCCTTCAGTCCCATGACTTTACATTTATTTGGGTTGATTACTCCTAATTTCTATTTCCAGCCCATTTCTCTGCTTTGAACTCCTAGATTCACGTATGTAAACACTTGTTTGCCATCTTCTCTTGAATGACTAAGACACGTCTTAAATAAAACATGTCCAAAATTTAACACATCTTCCCttatttaacctctttctttCAGTTTCTGCACCCTCTGGTTGTTCAGTCCAAAAACTTCGAATTCATTCCTGACTCCACTTTTACACACAAATCGTTTTTGTCAGCCCATCCTGCCTGCTGTACcttcattatatatatgtagaatCCAACGTCCACTGCTGGCATGCTGGGCCAAGCCACGTTGTCTCTCAACTAGATTATTCCAGTAGCCACTTAACTTCTCCCTGTTTTGCTTTGCTCCCACCCCAGTCTGTTACCAATATAGCAGTaagaattattcttttaaaacatcACATCAGGTCTTAttcctcctctgctcaaaactctcctattgtggccaggcgtggtggcctcacacctgtaatcccagcactttgggaggccagggtgggaggattacttatgCCTAGgacttcaaaaccagcctgagcaacatagggagaccccattaaaaaaaaatgccaactcTCCTATTGTTTTTCCATCTCAGAGTAAAAACACCATTAGCTACCAGTTCACTCTTCAACCTGATATCTTCTTATCTCCATCCCTCTCTACTCTGGTCACATGTGCTTTCTTGCCTTCCTTTGGACACAGCAAGTCTTTGTACTTGCTGCCTActcaggctgagatggtctccaCAGGTAACCACATGACTTGTTCACCTCACTGAGCTCTTCTCTgatcataatatttaaaattacccTCTACATCTGCTCAGTGTTACCTGTCTACTTGCGTTACCTCCACAACACTTAAGACCATTGGTTAGTTGGATACATACACAAAAAGATATCTctgtgtttatttaaatttatgtctGTACTTCTCTAGAATGAAAGATCCAGGAAGAtagagaattttgttttgtttgctgctgTATCCTCAACACCTAGAAAAAACAGTGGCCTATTTTAGGTGATGGATAAAtagatcaaattaatgaataaagatTCCAAATAGTAAATGTACCAAGAGGAGAAGCAGAAGAACCTAAAAACAGCATTATGGTTTGTCCCCTAAAGGGTGTATAATACATTctatttgattatatattttttaaagataaaaatagagatatttttaaaaagcaaagtacaTTTGTTTCAGTCataaagcagtttttaaattaaatcaaaaaTTCTAAATTAGGACTTTCAGAAACTACTTCAAAGCACACTCTTACAGGAATGtaacttaaaaaggaaagaaagaaaagttaggtATGTATAAGCATCATCTTAGCTGAAAGCCAGTGCCCATACGGAAAATCAGTAAAACAAAAAGAGATACAGagtcttctttttctcctgtGCCTCTTGTAATGGAAGAGAAATCATCTGTACTTCAATTTGATCTTTGTTCTTTTGTGGGGAAGGAAAGCcaagtgtttttaattttctctatatCAATATAGACATTAATTAAAGCATCACTTGGTTGCATTTGATGAGATGgcttcttaatttcatttatgaGATCCTGGTAAACTTCtgaatcataaaaattatatttagcaTACAGCATCCCTATTTTTACAAATCTCATTCTAATTATTTACAAAATTAGTAATCCTTGTATTGTTTCTAATACAGGTTCTTTCACTTGGGTATTTCAGAaactagtaaaataaaatttcacaaaataagaGCACTAACAGGCAGCTTCacctttttatgttttctgtcaTCATAGTCACCATtgtttcttaaaagaaagaaCACTTTAACACctaaaaatggaaaagacaattttagaataaaagacAGCTTTGTTGtgcttatttttatcattttacctTGGACTGCAGATTGTGCTGCCACTGGTCTACAGTCCAGAATTTGAGACTGGTTGACTTGTGATATGATGATTCACATTTAACAAGAATGGCATATTGAATATAATAAAATCGAACTAGGATGCTTAGAAAAGAATACCTAGTAAATATAGTGATCACAGGAGGCCTTAGAGGACATTTTCAGGTTACCAAAATAATAGTTactcaaaaaaatgtttaaggaaaAGCTAAAATTGTTTCAGAAATAAGCATAGTTAAGAAATTAgctttaatattcttttaatatcCCCATATTCTTATTGCATAATAAGAGCTAACCTTTATTGAATGTCTCTTACTTGCCAAGCACTGTGTtaagcacttcttacatggatTAGCTATTTAATtctaacaaccctatgaggtagataatATTACTAATGATATTAATTTGATTGTATACATTTTTTCCATATGAAATAATCAACATTATCACTGAATTTTAAATCTTGGGTAACAGTATAAATGCTATGACAGCATCTTCATAAGACTACTCAAAATGAATGAGGATTAATATTTCAAGCAATAAAATAGTTTGCTAACCTTGATTCTGTCACACCCTGGCACTATTGTTTCACCTCTTGCATCTATTCAGTCTTTCAGCCTTGACAATTATGATTGAAATTCATTCAGTAATCATTCATTAATGCATAATTAATATGGACAAGACAGAATTTTAGGTATTGAGGGattttatgtctgtgtgtgtgtgtgtatacacacacatacatgtttaATATGATGGAGTTTCTGTTTTCAAGGAGTTTACTATAATCTAGTTGGATAAGGCAGCTTTTCTTCATGCTCATGAAGAAAAGCTCACCGTTCTAAGGTGAAATTACGTGAGATAAAACATGAAACAAGTCTGCACATGACTGCTTAAGGCCCAAATCCAGGCTGCTACCTATTTCATATAGCCCATGATCTaagactggtttttgtattttacgacttgtaaaacaaaaaacaacaaagaagaatGTGTGATAGAGACTCTGTGGCCcagaatatctaaaatatatcctTGCTGGCCACTTAGAAAAACAGTTGTCTATAAAATAAGTGCAGTTAGGAGACTGTGTCTATAAAGTGTGTTTGGTGGACTGGTGTGGTCTAGGAGGACCTTGTAGAGAAGCTAGAGTTAATATGGGACTGTAATTCAAATTGGCAGGAAAAGGAGCAGGATCTGCAAAGATGGATGAGGTGTGAATTCTACAGTATATCATGCAGATTATCTAAACACTTTGGTTGGCTGTTGTTGGTTATGTTTATTTGGGAAAGTTTTTCTGTCGTTGATTGCTCGgttttttcttgattcttttgTCTCCCCTTGAATGTTTAATACTTGTACTTTCCCCTTCTATAAAATGATTACAATTCATATCATTGTTCCATTCTTCATGGCCTTCTATGATCTGATCTTAACCTGTGTTTCTAATCTGGTATACCACTACTGCACACAATAACATGGAAAAGGAAATTGTATATGTATGTTAAatactggtatttttaaaagagtagtTTTAACAAAAGGACAATAAGACATTCTTTAAAGGAAGGGTTAGCAAACTATTTCCATAGAGGGcccaatggtaaatatttttggctttgcagcCAGTTATTCAGCTCTGCTGTTGTATCAGGAGAGCTGCCATAGACATTTGTGAatatgtgaatgaatgagtgtagcTGTGCTCCagtgaaactttatttacagaaatcaGGTAGCTGAACACatttggcccacaggccatgGTCCCTGCAATAGGATATTTCTAGGTACTTAGAAgtactttggtttttttctttcttttttttaagaccgagtctcgatctgtcgcccaagctggagtgcagtggcatgatctcagctcactgcaatctccgcctcctgggttcaagcgattcttgtgcctcctgagtagctgggactacaggcgtgcaccaccacacaccggctaacttttgtatttttagtagagatggggcttcaccatgttggccaggctggtctcaaactcctggcttgaTGAGATctgcgtgccttggcctcccacagtgctgggattacgggtgtgagccaccgtgcccagcctaagtaCTTTGAATGTCAATAGTACTGGTTCTCTttctaaatatactttttaaaaattatcaaaagagccaggagtggtggctccagctctttgggaggcagaggcgggattattgcttgagcccaggagtttgaaaccagcctgggcaacatagcaagacagcatctctattaaaaaaaattatcaaaaaataaatgcacataaaaaaatcaacagtACAAAAGGGGTTATAGTGAAAAGTAGATCATCCAGCCATGAGCTCTACTGTCTTACCCTCCGTGAGGCAACTATGGCTACGAGTTTCTTAGGATACCTTTTCAGAGTTTACTCTCCATGTATAAGAACACACACAAATGATCTTGGTAATAACAAATGCTGTTCTGTATCTTCCTTTTTtcatatgaatacacacatagacatactACCTTGTTAATACAAATAGTAGTGTATTATACACAGTTTTTTATGTTAATTCCTTCATTTCTCAGTATGTCTTAAAGACCTATGCCTTTACCTCAGGCTcagtttttttaatgaattaacaGTATTTCATTTGATATacatgccataatttatttaaactagTAATTAaggatattttaagtatttttcaatTGCTAACCTTGTAACATTGATTGTTCTATCTAGTGTCATTTTCGAGACATTAGCCTCTCTTGCTTTCAATTCATAGTACTACCACCACCgtttatatacatgcatgtgcTATGATTTAAGATATTTTGGCTCCCTGATGGAATGAGTGCATATGTCTTTCACTCAGGAGGCAGCAGAATGTAGCCTACTGGGGCTTCATTTGGGGTCATTTTGTCTTTCATCATCTTTGAAGAAGGAGTAAGGAAATTTTTCTGGCCTTCCTATTCCCCATTCCTAAATTAAAGGCAAAAAAACCTTTGTCAGTATCAAGGCTCAATTTCTCTCACATCCTGTTTCTGGGTTTCTCATTCTCCTGATTTAATAATCATGGGAGCTGAGTGGGAGAAGGGAATAAAGAGGAATTCCCCGTGatgaaagaggaggaaaggaTACTCGCATTCATTATGTGAATAGTTTGtcaccacccacccactcacttgTGATTTATTCCATACAGCACCACCGTGGTCCAGATATATAGCAGGTGTATCATGTGGAAGAAAGCTGTTGACTTGAATTCTTTCTGTTGCTTTCAGTTGCCTAGACCTGGAGCAGTGTTCTCTTAAGGTACTGGAGCCTGAAGGAAGCCCGAGCCTGTGTCTGCTGAAGTTAATGGGTGAAAAAGGTTGCACAGTCACAGAATTGAGTGATTTCCTGCAGGCTATGGAACACACTGAAGTTCTTCAGCttctcagccccccaggtaggtTTTGTTCTTAGGATTATTCTCCAGGAGTTCATGGAGCCAAACTTAGAAGAAATTATCTCTTTTGACCAGGTGAATTGTGTTAAGtatttttggaaaatgtaaaTGTGTAGTGCCTTGTTTGCTTTCCCAGGTTGAAGCAAATGCAATGCATGAATATTGGTTGGATTGTG is from Pan troglodytes isolate AG18354 chromosome 17, NHGRI_mPanTro3-v2.0_pri, whole genome shotgun sequence and encodes:
- the MALT1-AS1 gene encoding collagen alpha-1(VII) chain → MALAGDPGLPGLPPAPSRASAPGHLPLASEPRRQGRKNKSGSAARPSEEEAPLPAPIRQQESSGLHRVRLPPAISVIKAGNPVEDAFPWNDPEWTTPELSLPILATSKAIIPLKTMASFGTKRK